A region of Lacinutrix sp. Hel_I_90 DNA encodes the following proteins:
- a CDS encoding ATP-dependent Clp protease adaptor ClpS, whose translation MSTKEEVLEQVDTVTKEKKNNEIVVYNDDVNTFDHVIETLIKACDHTPEQAEQCTILVHYKGKCTVKTGDLKDLKPRCSRILEAGISAEII comes from the coding sequence ATGAGTACCAAAGAAGAGGTATTAGAGCAGGTTGATACTGTAACTAAAGAAAAGAAGAACAACGAGATTGTTGTTTATAATGACGATGTTAACACATTTGATCATGTCATTGAGACCTTAATAAAAGCTTGTGATCATACTCCAGAACAGGCAGAACAATGTACTATTTTAGTTCATTACAAGGGTAAATGCACCGTAAAAACAGGAGATTTAAAAGATTTGAAACCAAGGTGTTCCAGGATTTTAGAAGCGGGTATAAGCGCAGAAATTATATAA
- a CDS encoding M57 family metalloprotease, with product MKNFRIFLMAIISLSFFFQSCQKEDINESQPESKVLPDSNTNDVPEVIVNKLAEFYLNTDGVKKVDFMLPDGTTKEMYQVEEDIIMSEKQIMELEIGMGVTDRNYRTNNLVSQGRNISIIGYTGGSQGLSSKERTALQWAVANYNRLSGVSISFTLTFGTDYQNKDMVVYRGSGGGAGGSAGFPSGGFPNKYVQIYGLNNYDTNVIEHVITHEIGHSVGFRHTDWDTRRSCGQNVNEGTAGVGAIAIPGTSSGYNANSIMVACFSSGENGEFDNDDIIGLQYMY from the coding sequence ATGAAAAATTTTAGAATATTTTTAATGGCAATTATTTCATTATCGTTCTTTTTCCAATCTTGCCAAAAAGAAGATATTAACGAATCTCAACCAGAATCTAAAGTCCTTCCAGATTCAAATACTAACGATGTTCCGGAGGTTATCGTTAATAAGCTAGCAGAGTTTTATTTAAATACAGACGGCGTTAAGAAAGTAGATTTTATGTTGCCTGATGGCACAACAAAAGAAATGTATCAAGTCGAAGAAGACATCATTATGAGCGAGAAGCAAATAATGGAGTTGGAGATAGGTATGGGTGTTACAGACCGAAATTACCGCACCAACAATTTAGTGTCGCAAGGTCGAAACATCTCTATCATTGGTTATACTGGTGGCAGTCAAGGGCTATCAAGTAAAGAAAGAACCGCATTACAATGGGCTGTTGCTAATTACAATCGTTTGAGTGGTGTTTCTATTTCATTCACATTAACTTTTGGCACAGATTATCAAAACAAAGATATGGTGGTTTACCGTGGTAGCGGTGGAGGTGCAGGTGGATCTGCTGGTTTTCCAAGTGGAGGCTTTCCAAATAAGTATGTTCAAATCTATGGTTTAAACAACTATGATACAAATGTTATAGAGCATGTAATTACTCACGAAATTGGTCACTCCGTTGGATTTAGACATACAGATTGGGACACGAGAAGAAGTTGTGGTCAAAATGTTAACGAAGGAACAGCTGGTGTAGGAGCAATTGCTATCCCAGGTACATCTTCAGGATACAACGCTAATTCAATCATGGTGGCTTGCTTTAGCTCTGGTGAAAATGGTGAATTTGATAACGATGATATTATTGGTTTACAATATATGTACTAA
- the prmA gene encoding 50S ribosomal protein L11 methyltransferase, with translation MSNTIYLGYYFKVQPLQPGTEILIAELGYAGFESFVETEDGVTAYIQKHEWFEGILDDIYVLTSDEFKITYTFDEIEQVNWNSEWEKNFNPIIVDDLCSVRAPFHEKPDTKYDIIIEPKMSFGTGHHETTHMMIQHILKNDFEGKSVLDMGCGTGVLAILTAMKGAKSIDAIDIDNWCYLNSVENAERNNTSQVNVYEGDASLLKDKTYDVIIANINRNILLQDISVYTTCLNKNGTLYLSGFYNSDIPFIQDECTKNGLTFQSKFERNNWVALQFKN, from the coding sequence ATGTCAAATACTATATATTTAGGTTATTATTTTAAAGTCCAACCGTTACAACCAGGAACCGAAATTTTGATAGCCGAGCTCGGCTATGCAGGTTTTGAAAGCTTTGTCGAAACCGAAGACGGGGTGACTGCTTACATTCAAAAACACGAATGGTTTGAGGGTATTTTAGATGATATCTATGTGCTTACTAGTGATGAATTCAAAATCACCTACACGTTTGATGAAATCGAGCAAGTTAATTGGAATAGTGAATGGGAAAAGAATTTCAATCCTATCATTGTTGACGATTTGTGTTCAGTAAGAGCGCCTTTTCATGAAAAGCCAGATACGAAGTACGATATCATTATCGAACCTAAAATGAGTTTTGGAACAGGACATCACGAGACGACACACATGATGATTCAGCATATTTTGAAAAATGATTTTGAAGGAAAATCAGTTTTAGATATGGGCTGTGGTACTGGTGTTTTGGCAATTCTTACAGCGATGAAAGGCGCAAAAAGTATTGATGCCATAGATATTGATAATTGGTGCTATTTAAATAGTGTCGAAAATGCAGAACGTAATAATACGTCTCAAGTTAATGTTTACGAAGGTGACGCCAGTTTGTTAAAGGATAAAACCTATGATGTTATTATCGCAAATATTAATAGGAACATACTGTTACAAGATATTTCTGTCTATACGACTTGTTTAAATAAAAATGGAACCTTGTATTTGAGTGGGTTTTATAATAGTGATATTCCTTTCATACAAGATGAATGTACTAAAAACGGACTAACATTTCAATCAAAATTTGAAAGGAATAATTGGGTGGCGCTACAGTTTAAAAATTGA
- the tpiA gene encoding triose-phosphate isomerase, protein MRQNIVAGNWKMNNDLSQTETLITALKKQKHRSDVEVMIAPSFTNLWNAFEALRQSDIEVVAQNMHFAENGAYTGEVSAAMLKSIGIQTVILGHSERRAYFNEDDALLAKKVDAALANDMRVVFCFGEELADRKAGNEEAVVESQIKNALFHLEASAFKNIVLAYEPVWAIGTGETASPEQAQDMHKFIRETLSNKYGKALGDNMSILYGGSVKPANAKEIFSKPDVDGGLIGGAALNAADFYAIVNAF, encoded by the coding sequence ATGAGACAAAATATAGTGGCAGGAAACTGGAAGATGAATAACGATTTATCACAAACTGAAACCTTAATCACCGCATTAAAGAAGCAAAAGCACAGATCAGATGTCGAGGTAATGATTGCGCCAAGCTTTACTAATTTATGGAATGCTTTTGAGGCTTTAAGACAAAGCGATATAGAAGTTGTTGCGCAAAACATGCACTTTGCAGAAAACGGGGCATATACCGGAGAAGTAAGTGCGGCAATGTTAAAAAGTATTGGCATACAAACCGTTATTTTAGGGCATTCAGAGCGACGTGCTTATTTTAATGAAGATGATGCGCTTTTAGCAAAAAAAGTGGATGCTGCCTTAGCTAATGACATGCGTGTTGTTTTTTGCTTTGGTGAAGAATTAGCCGATAGAAAAGCAGGAAACGAAGAAGCTGTAGTTGAGAGTCAAATTAAAAATGCCTTATTTCATTTAGAGGCGTCAGCGTTTAAAAATATAGTATTGGCTTATGAGCCCGTTTGGGCGATTGGAACAGGTGAGACAGCGAGTCCGGAGCAAGCACAAGACATGCATAAATTCATAAGAGAAACGCTTAGTAATAAATACGGTAAGGCACTAGGCGATAACATGTCTATCCTTTATGGCGGCAGTGTTAAACCTGCAAATGCCAAAGAAATTTTCTCAAAACCCGATGTAGATGGCGGTTTAATAGGAGGAGCAGCTCTTAATGCAGCAGATTTCTATGCCATTGTGAATGCGTTTTAA